Proteins encoded in a region of the Leifsonia sp. PS1209 genome:
- a CDS encoding D-alanine--D-alanine ligase family protein: MTDRIAVVLLFGGRSSEHSISCATAAGVLGAIDRDRYEVIPVGITRDGAFTLQPDDAALFALNAEKLPAVEDNGTRIHWPESAVTRELTVTEGGQTRSLGDIDLVFPILHGPWGEDGTIQGMLELVDLPYVGSGVLASSLGMDKHFTKTVLQQAGIPVAPWRTVSAYEWRTDKDAVRRTAEELGLPAFVKPARAGSSVGVSKVSDWSQLDAAIETALAEDDRVLIESGLVGREVEIAVLGGRPGQATRASVAGEIVVTGRDFYDFEAKYLDAPGIDLVCPADLTADELATMQALGAKAFDAIGGEGLARVDFFLTADGFVINEINTMPGFTPISMFPRCWQESGLAYPALITELIDVALARAAA; this comes from the coding sequence ACGGCGGCGGGAGTGCTCGGCGCGATTGACCGCGACCGCTACGAGGTCATCCCCGTCGGCATCACCCGCGACGGTGCGTTCACCCTGCAGCCGGACGACGCGGCGCTGTTCGCGCTGAACGCGGAGAAGCTGCCGGCCGTCGAGGACAACGGAACGCGCATCCACTGGCCGGAGAGCGCCGTCACGCGCGAGCTGACGGTGACGGAAGGCGGCCAGACGCGCTCGCTCGGCGACATCGACCTGGTGTTCCCGATCCTGCACGGCCCGTGGGGAGAGGACGGCACCATCCAGGGGATGCTGGAGCTCGTCGACCTGCCGTACGTCGGCAGCGGCGTGCTGGCCAGCTCGCTCGGGATGGACAAGCACTTCACGAAGACCGTGCTGCAGCAGGCGGGCATCCCCGTGGCGCCGTGGCGCACGGTCTCCGCGTACGAGTGGCGCACCGACAAGGATGCGGTGCGCAGGACGGCGGAGGAGCTGGGGCTCCCCGCGTTCGTGAAGCCGGCGCGCGCCGGTTCGAGCGTCGGCGTCAGCAAGGTCTCCGACTGGTCGCAGCTCGACGCGGCGATCGAGACGGCGCTGGCCGAGGACGACCGGGTGCTCATCGAGTCCGGCCTGGTCGGCCGCGAGGTGGAGATCGCGGTGCTGGGCGGACGCCCCGGACAGGCGACCCGCGCCTCCGTCGCCGGCGAGATCGTGGTCACCGGCCGCGACTTCTACGACTTCGAGGCCAAATACCTGGATGCGCCCGGCATCGACCTGGTCTGCCCGGCCGACCTGACCGCCGACGAGCTCGCCACCATGCAGGCGCTCGGGGCGAAGGCGTTCGACGCCATCGGGGGAGAGGGCCTCGCCCGCGTCGACTTCTTCCTCACCGCAGACGGTTTCGTCATCAACGAGATCAACACCATGCCCGGCTTCACGCCGATCTCGATGTTCCCGCGCTGCTGGCAGGAGTCCGGCCTCGCATACCCGGCGCTGATCACCGAGCTGATCGACGTCGCGCTGGCGCGCGCCGCAGCCTGA